From Apium graveolens cultivar Ventura chromosome 9, ASM990537v1, whole genome shotgun sequence, the proteins below share one genomic window:
- the LOC141685394 gene encoding uncharacterized protein LOC141685394 produces the protein MELARSLEAKHLRGFSDSMLVVKHFSREYEQREPRTKAYTTKLRENSLVFESFELSQIRRENNSRADALSRLASAEKMPSIKQKYCLEIHQGENWMTPIWNYLEKGILPLNRKEAQMIKYRETSYTTISETLYLRLATQPLLRCLNLETQLQALEAVHEAICGEHLIGRSLAFKILRREFFWPTLRADACEYAKRCKQCQLFATVLK, from the coding sequence ATGGAACTAGCAAGAAGCTTGGAAGCAAAGCACTTAAGAGGGTTCAGTGACTCGATGCTGGTGGTCAAACATTTTTCTAGGGAGTATGAACAAAGGGAACCCCGAACGAAGGCCTACACCACAAAGCTAAGAGAAAATTCCCTAGTATTCGAATCTTTTGAATTAAGTCAAATTAGGAGAGAAAACAACAGCAGGGCGGATGCCCTCTCCAGGCTAGCTTCGGCCGAAAAGATGCCTTCGATCAAACAAAAATACTGCTTGGAAATTCACCAAGGGGAAAACTGGATGACCCCTATTTGGAATTACTTGGAAAAGGGAATTTTGCCCCTCAATCGGAAGGAAGCCCAAATGATCAAGTACCGGGAAACAAGCTACACCACTATTAGTGAAACGTTGTACCTCCGTTTAGCTACTCAGCCCCTACTAAGGTGTTTGAATTTGGAAACACAACTACAAGCCTTAGAGGCAGTGCACGAAGCGATATGTGGAGAACATCTTATCGGTCGGTCCCTAGCCTTCAAGATCCTTCGGCGAGAATTCTTCTGGCCGACTTTGAGAGCAGATGCATGTGAATATGCCAAAAGATGTAAACAGTGCCAACTATTTGCAACAGTTCTAAAGTAA